One window of Grus americana isolate bGruAme1 chromosome 18, bGruAme1.mat, whole genome shotgun sequence genomic DNA carries:
- the SEPTIN9 gene encoding septin-9 isoform X7 has translation MTDAPRDAGPKQPAPTRPEKPAADFGYVGIDAILEQMRRKAMKQGFEFNIMVVGQSGLGKSTLINTLFKSKISRKSVQPTSEERIPKTIEIKSITHEIEEKGVRMKLTVIDTPGFGDHINNENCWQPIMKFINDQYEKYLQEEININRKKRIPDTRVHCCIYFIPATGHSLRPLDIEFMKRLSKVVNIVPVIAKADTLTLEERDYFKQRIMADLLANGIDVYPQKEFDEDSEDRLVNEKFREMIPFAVVGSDQEYQVNGRRILGRKTKWGTIEVENTTHCEFAYLRDLLIRTHMQNIKDITSNIHFEAYRVKRLNEGQSSLSNGVTDKELVANEM, from the exons ATGACGGACGCTCCGCGGGATGCCGGCCCCAAGCAGCCGGCGCCGACGCGGCCAGAGAAACCGGCCGCGGACTTTGGCTACGTGGGGATAGACGCCATCCTGGAGCAGATGAGACGGAAAGCCATGAAGCAGGGGTTCGAGTTCAACATCATGGTCGTGG GTCAGAGCGGCTTGGGGAAATCTACGTTAATCAACACCCTCTTCAAATCCAAAATTAGCCGGAAATCTGTACAGCCGACTTCTGAAGAGCGGATCCCCAAGACCATTGAAATCAAATCCATCACTCACG AGATTGAAGAGAAGGGGGTTCGCATGAAGCTGACGGTCATCGACACCCCGGGCTTTGGAGACCACATCAACAACGAGAACTG cTGGCAGCCCATCATGAAGTTCATCAATGACCAGTACGAGAAGTACCTGCAGGAGGAAATCAACATTAACCGGAAGAAGCGGATCCCCGACACGCGAGTGCACTGCTGTATATACTTTATCCCAGCCACCGGCCACTC gCTCCGACCGCTAGACATCGAGTTCATGAAACGCCTGAGCAAAGTGGTCAACATCGTCCCCGTGATTGCAAAAGCCGACACGTTAACGCTGGAGGAGAGGGACTATTTCAAACAAAGG ATAATGGCCGATCTTCTTGCCAATGGCATCGACGTGTATCCTCAGAAGGAGTTTGATGAAGACTCTGAAGATCGGCTAGTGAACGAGAAATTCAGG gAAATGATCCCGTTTGCAGTGGTGGGCAGTGACCAGGAATACCAGGTTAATGGAAGAAGAATCCTTGGAAGGAAGACCAAGTGGGGCACCATTGAAG TGGAGAACACGACACACTGTGAGTTCGCCTACCTGCGGGACCTCCTCATCAG GACACACATGCAGAACATAAAGGATATTACCAGCAACATCCACTTCGAAGCCTACAGGGTCAAGAGGCTGAACGAGGGCCAGAGCTCGCTCTCCAACGGCGTGACCGACAAAGAGCTGGTGGCTAACGAAATGTAA